One Vigna unguiculata cultivar IT97K-499-35 chromosome 7, ASM411807v1, whole genome shotgun sequence genomic region harbors:
- the LOC114189557 gene encoding tetraspanin-6-like, with protein MYRFSNTVIGFLNLFTLLASIPIIGAGLWMARSSTTCENFLQTPLLVIGFVVLVVSLAGFIGACFHVACALWLYLVVMLFLIAALMGLTIFGFGVTSKGGGVEVPGRVYKEYHLQDYSPWLRKRIQDPRYWSTIRSCILGSKTCEKLASWTPLDYMQRDMSPIQSGCCKPPTACTYNMATMMMTQDPDCYRWNNAPNLLCYECDSCKAGVLEDIRGNWHKLSVLTVTMLVLLIGIYSIGCCAFRNTKRAETDYPYGENRMTKVRPRWDYYCWRWLHDRKEQLY; from the exons ATGTATAGGTTCAGCAACACAGTGATCGGGTTTTTGAACTTGTTTACACTTTTAGCATCCATACCAATAATTGGAGCAGGTCTATGGATGGCAAGGAGCAGCACAACCTGTGAAAATTTTCTCCAAACCCCTCTTTTGGTTATAGGATTTGTTGTGCTGGTGGTATCACTAGCAGGCTTCATTGGTGCATGCTTTCATGTGGCATGTGCACTATGGTTGTACTTGGTGGTCATGTTGTTCCTCATAGCAGCACTGATGGGTTTGACCATATTTGGTTTTGGCGTGACTAGCAAGGGTGGTGGTGTTGAAGTCCCTGGAAGGGTTTATAAGGAGTATCATCTTCAGGATTACTCACCATGGCTGAGGAAGAGAATACAGGATCCTCGCTATTGGAGCACTATCAGAAGCTGTATTCTGGGGTCTAAAACTTGTGAAAAGCTTGCCTCTTGGACCCCTCTTGATTACATGCAAAGGGATATGTCTCCAATACAG TCTGGATGTTGCAAGCCACCAACTGCTTGCACTTACAACATGGCAACAATGATGATGACACAAGACCCTGATTGCTACAGGTGGAACAATGCCCCCAATTTGCTCTGCTATGAGTGTGATTCTTGCAAAGCTGGTGTGCTTGAAGACATAAGAGGGAATTGGCACAAGCTCTCGGTTCTCACTGTCACCATGCTTGTGCTTCTCATAGGAATTTATTCCATTGGGTGTTGTGCTTTCAGAAACACAAAAAGAGCAGAAACGGATTATCCCTATGGTGAAAACAGGATGACCAAAGTTCGACCCAGATGGGATTACTATTG TTGGAGGTGGTTACATGACAGAAAAGAACAACTTTATTAG
- the LOC114189779 gene encoding serine carboxypeptidase-like 27, with product MTGYSSRFYLVFILSICGVLASPIEDQKRDRITQLPGQPKNVGFAQYSGYVTVNEQSGRALFYWLVEAPVSRGPKSRPLVLWLNGGPGCSSIAYGASEEIGPFHIRPDGRSLYFNPYAWNKLANILFLDSPAGVGFSYSNKTTDLYTFGDQKTAEDAYAFLVNWFERFPQYKHREFYIAGESYAGHYVPQLGQIVYQKNKGIQNPVINFKGFMVGNAVTDDYHDYVGTFEYWWTHGLVSDSTYRMLKTACNFGSSQHPSVQCMQALRVATMEQGNIDPYSIYTQPCNNTASLRRGLKGRYPWMSRAYDPCTERYSDLYFNRPEVQKAFHANVTGIPYAWKACGDIVGNYWTDSPLSMLPIYQELISAGVRIWVYSGDTDAVVPVTATRYSIDALKLPTIINWYPWYDSGKVGGWSQVYKGLTMVTVRGAGHEVPLHRPRQAFILFSSFLQNKSMPTTS from the exons ATGACGGGTTATTCTTCAAGATTctatcttgtttttattttgtccaTTTGTGGAGTGTTGGCTTCCCCCATTGAAGATCAGAAGAGAGATAGAATTACCCAGTTGCCAGGACAGCCAAAGAATGTGGGGTTTGCTCAGTATTCTGGCTATGTGACTGTGAATGAGCAAAGTGGGAGAGCACTGTTTTACTGGTTGGTGGAGGCACCGGTGAGTCGTGGACCAAAGTCAAGGCCACTGGTTTTGTGGCTCAATGGTGGCCCCGGTTGTTCCTCTATTGCTTATGGTGCATCTGAAGAAATTGGTCCTTTTCACATTAGACCTGATGGCAGGTCGCTTTACTTCAACCCTTATGCTTGGAACAAGT TGGCAAATATACTGTTCCTTGATTCTCCTGCTGGTGTTGGTTTTTCATATTCGAATAAAACAACGGATCTGTATACATTTGGTGACCAGAAAACAG CTGAAGATGCATATGCTTTTCTTGTTAATTGGTTTGAAAGATTTCCTCAGTATAAGCATAGAGAATTCTACATTGCTGGAGAGAGTTATGCAG GTCATTACGTTCCTCAGTTGGGTCAAATTGTGTATCAGAAAAATAAGGGAATCCAGAATCCAGTCATAAATTTTAAGGGATTTATG GTTGGTAATGCTGTTACTGATGATTATCATGATTATGTTGGCACTTTTGAATATTGGTGGACCCATGGTTTGGTTTCAGATTCCACGTATAGGATGCTAAAAACTGCCTGCAATTTTGGGTCCTCTCAGCATCCATCAGTGCAATGCATGCAGGCTCTAAGAGTTGCAACTATGGAGCAGGGAAACATTGATCCATACAGCATTTATACTCAGCCTTGTAACAACACAGCATCACTCAGACGCGGCTTGAAGGGTCGCTAT CCATGGATGTCTCGAGCATATGATCCCTGTACTGAAAGGTATTCTGATTTGTATTTCAACCGTCCAGAAGTTCAGAAGGCATTTCATGCCAATGTAACTGGAATTCCTTATGCATGGAAAGCATGCGG TGATATTGTTGGGAACTATTGGACTGATTCTCCATTATCTATGCTTCCTATATATCAAGAACTTATTAGTGCTGGTGTCCGAATATGGGTTTACAG TGGAGACACTGATGCTGTGGTTCCAGTGACAGCTACTAGATATTCAATTGATGCCTTGAAGCTACCTACCATCATCAATTGGTACCCTTGGTATGATAGTGGCAAG GTTGGTGGTTGGAGTCAAGTTTATAAAGGGTTGACAATGGTTACAGTAAGAGGTGCTGGACACGAGGTTCCTCTTCATAGGCCCCGACAAGCATTCATTCTTTTTAGTTCATTCTTGCAGAACAAGTCCATGCCAACAACAAGTTAG
- the LOC114189887 gene encoding MLO-like protein 6, producing the protein MGDGEEVLQRKLETTPTWVIAIVCFVMLAISILIEHSIEELGKWLKKKHKKPLHEALEKVKGELMLLGFISFLLVVFEDRITSICISETVASTWNPCDSDYKSKGPEDYVDKCAKKDKGNVAFMSKYGIHQLHIFVFVLAIFHILQCIITLTLGRTKMSIWRKWEDETKSLEHQFYHDPERFRFARDTTFGRRHLNSWSKSPILLWIVSFCRQFYGSVNKVDYMALRHGFIVAHLTPASETKFDFQNYIKRTLDEDFAVVVGISPTIWLFAVLTLLTYTNGWYSYLWLPFIPLITILLVGTKLQMIITDMALRIQDRGEVVKGAPVVEPGDELFWFNRPRLVLFLIHLVLFQNAFQLAFFAWSTYDNGFKINSCFHRTAADIVIRLTMGVLTQVLCSYVTLPLYALVTQMGSTMKPTIFKDNVASALKNWHHTAKKHLKHNKDSTSNTPFSSRPGTPTHGMSPVQLLHKHPRHSDSPLVSPRTSNYENNQWDVEGSHSPSHHARDVDHEETMQMQPPAAELPPIRTQHEINIALSEFSFGRGRNPGRTDEY; encoded by the exons ATGGGCGATGGCGAAGAAGTTCTACAGAGGAAGTTGGAGACAACTCCTACATGGGTTATTGCAATTGTGTGCTTTGTGATGCTCGCTATTTCAATCCTCATTGAACATAGTATTGAAGAACTCGGAAAG TGgttgaaaaagaaacacaaaaagCCTCTTCATGAAGCGCTGGAAAAGGTTAAAGGAg AGCTTATGCTGCTGGGATTCATATCCTTTCTCCTAGTGGTGTTTGAAGATCGAATTACTTCTATCTGCATCTCAGAAACTGTTGCTTCCACTTGGAATCCTTGTGATTCTGATTATAAGAGTAAAGGTCCAGAAGATTATGTTGACAAATGCGCAAAAAAA GATAAAGGCAACGTTGCTTTTATGTCTAAATATGGGATTCACCAGCTCCATATATTCGTCTTTGTGCTTGCTATTTTTCACATCCTACAGTGCATCATCACACTCACTTTGGGTAGAACTAAG ATGTCAATATGGAGGAAGTGGGAAGACGAAACGAAGAGTCTTGAACATCAGTTCTACCATG ATCCTGAGAGGTTCAGGTTTGCCAGGGATACAACGTTTGGACGAAGGCACTTGAACTCATGGAGCAAATCACCAATTTTATTATGGATA GTTAGCTTCTGCAGACAGTTCTATGGATCAGTTAATAAAGTTGATTATATGGCATTACGGCATGGATTCATAGTG GCACATTTGACTCCAGCAAGTGAGACAAAATTTGACTTCCAGAACTATATCAAGAGAACACTTGATGAGGATTTTGCAGTAGTTGTGGGAATAAG TCCAACTATTTGGTTATTTGCTGTGCTGACTCTGCTCACATATACTAATG GGTGGTATTCTTATTTGTGGCTACCATTTATCCCACTAATT ACAATCTTGTTGGTGGGAACAAAGCTACAAATGATCATAACAGATATGGCACTAAGGATTCAAGATAGGGGGGAAGTGGTCAAGGGTGCACCAGTGGTTGAGCCAGGAGATGAATTGTTCTGGTTCAATCGCCCTCGCCTCGTTCTTTTTCTGATTCATCTTGTTCTGTTTCAG AATGCATTTCAGTTGGCGTTTTTTGCTTGGAGCACA TACGACAATGGGTTCAAAATAAACTCTTGCTTTCACCGAACTGCCGCAGATATCGTCATTAGACTTACAATGGG GGTTCTCACCCAAGTTCTATGCAGCTACGTGACTTTGCCTCTTTATGCTCTAGTCACACAA ATGGGTTCTACCATGAAACCCACCATCTTCAAAGATAACGTGGCATCAGCACTAAAGAACTGGCATCACACTGCTAAGAAGCATCTCAAACACAACAAGGATTCAACTTCTAACACACCATTCTCAAGCAGACCAGGAACTCCAACTCATGGCATGTCTCCAGTGCAACTGCTTCACAAGCACCCTAGACACAGTGATAGTCCATTAGTTTCTCCAAGAACATCCAACtatgaaaataatcaatggGATGTTGAAGGGTCACATTCCCCAAGCCACCATGCAAGAGATGTTGATCATGAAGAGACCATGCAGATGCAGCCTCCAGCAGCAGAATTGCCTCCTATTCGAACTCAACATGAAATCAACATTGCTTTATCTGAATTTTCATTTGGGAGGGGACGCAACCCTGGTAGAACAGATGAGTATTAG